In Leptospira congkakensis, one DNA window encodes the following:
- a CDS encoding MIP/aquaporin family protein has translation MELVGEFFGTAVLILLGDGVVAGVLLEKSKAKDGGWITITTAWALAVCFGVLVAKALGSPGAHLNPAVTLYVCIQSGDFTNLLPYSLAQITGAILGATLVYLHYLPHWKETKDSGTILAVFSTSPAIKQTAANAFSEGLGTFILILGLHAISSPLNGGAEGIAGAGFVGLLVWAIGFSLGGTTGYAINPARDLGPRIAHWLLPISNKGNSNWKYAWLPVVAPLVGAAIAAVVIRWGIG, from the coding sequence TTGGAACTCGTCGGAGAATTTTTTGGAACTGCTGTTCTTATTTTACTGGGTGATGGCGTTGTTGCCGGTGTTTTACTAGAAAAGTCAAAGGCAAAAGATGGAGGATGGATCACCATCACCACTGCTTGGGCCCTGGCGGTTTGTTTCGGTGTTTTGGTGGCAAAGGCTTTGGGAAGTCCCGGTGCTCATCTAAATCCCGCTGTTACCCTCTATGTTTGCATCCAATCGGGTGATTTTACGAATCTTCTACCGTATAGCCTCGCCCAAATCACCGGCGCGATTCTCGGAGCAACTCTCGTTTATTTACACTACCTTCCCCATTGGAAAGAAACCAAAGATTCTGGAACGATTCTAGCCGTATTCTCCACGTCACCTGCGATCAAACAAACTGCTGCCAATGCATTTAGCGAGGGACTCGGAACTTTTATCCTGATCTTGGGACTTCATGCCATCTCTTCTCCGTTAAATGGTGGAGCAGAAGGAATCGCCGGAGCCGGATTCGTAGGATTACTGGTTTGGGCCATTGGATTTTCGCTAGGTGGGACTACTGGTTATGCAATTAACCCCGCACGTGACTTAGGCCCAAGGATCGCCCATTGGCTATTGCCAATCTCCAACAAAGGAAATTCAAATTGGAAGTATGCATGGCTCCCCGTGGTGGCTCCGTTAGTGGGTGCAGCGATTGCTGCGGTTGTGATTCGGTGGGGGATAGGATAA
- a CDS encoding ATP-binding protein, with translation MIINLPRHLVLETVPAIVESTISQNRNPISERFTFNFDTLHFIQPAGLTALTNIIEFLQKKNTQIDFKVDVNRAKFSNSVIKYLDDVSFFEKYLGNKLNIRSRIRDTTLTINIINIDSRFEWIDNTLIPWIKKQLTFPNTSNFETLRLCLMEIFNNISDHSQENIACLYAQHFPKWKQIQIAISDFGIGIPTNVKKKMHFDYDSYAIRKSVEEGFSTKSVPTNRGAGLDVLRKNIVENNGGSLTILSNRGKVRIFSDSTQMNQSNFHCADYELSEYPGTLLNLEINSEKFDDSESEEDFQWF, from the coding sequence ATGATTATAAACCTCCCAAGACATTTAGTTTTAGAAACTGTCCCAGCTATAGTTGAATCAACAATTTCTCAAAATCGAAATCCTATTTCGGAGAGATTTACCTTCAATTTTGATACTTTACATTTTATTCAACCTGCAGGACTAACCGCACTTACTAATATTATTGAATTCTTACAGAAGAAAAATACTCAGATTGATTTCAAAGTAGATGTGAATAGAGCAAAATTTTCTAATTCTGTAATAAAATATTTGGACGATGTAAGTTTTTTCGAAAAGTATTTAGGAAATAAATTAAATATTCGATCTCGTATAAGGGATACAACTTTAACCATAAATATAATAAATATTGATTCGCGCTTTGAATGGATAGATAACACATTAATTCCTTGGATAAAAAAGCAACTCACCTTTCCGAATACTTCAAACTTTGAAACTCTCAGATTATGTTTAATGGAAATTTTTAATAATATAAGTGATCATTCGCAAGAAAATATAGCCTGCTTATATGCCCAACATTTTCCAAAATGGAAACAAATTCAAATAGCAATATCGGATTTCGGCATTGGAATTCCAACAAATGTAAAGAAAAAAATGCATTTTGATTATGATTCATATGCAATTAGAAAATCAGTAGAAGAAGGATTTTCTACTAAATCCGTTCCAACGAACAGGGGTGCAGGACTAGATGTTTTGAGGAAAAATATCGTTGAAAATAATGGTGGATCATTAACTATTTTATCAAACAGGGGTAAAGTCCGTATTTTTAGCGATTCTACTCAAATGAACCAATCAAATTTCCACTGCGCCGATTATGAATTGTCCGAGTATCCAGGTACACTTTTAAATCTAGAAATAAATTCCGAAAAATTTGACGATAGTGAGTCTGAGGAGGATTTCCAATGGTTTTAA
- a CDS encoding FFLEELY motif protein has translation MKNKLTEEVTLARREIVRVQVDRFHLYYYDYFHRTETIEMAKFFFETVYNLDGKEEWESLAFTTYDKVKNMMKEGTRESVERLIELNSITDELDIQMAELLLSKGWFAGKEISQEEYFSLFCELDKREIRKKQLEVVIFNLKKFYELAHKPVSAYIIKPAAMMARLLGVYPLFKKVEQGYYATLPVNQDLFNEFYAKVQEKEWDFLYKAFPTLKEET, from the coding sequence ATGAAAAACAAACTAACAGAAGAAGTCACCCTTGCGAGAAGAGAGATTGTTCGTGTACAAGTGGATCGATTTCATCTTTACTATTATGATTACTTTCATCGAACGGAAACCATCGAAATGGCAAAATTCTTTTTCGAAACCGTATATAACTTAGATGGTAAGGAAGAATGGGAATCTTTAGCATTTACCACTTATGATAAAGTCAAAAATATGATGAAGGAAGGCACTAGGGAAAGTGTCGAACGATTGATCGAACTAAATTCAATCACCGATGAATTGGACATTCAAATGGCGGAACTTTTACTCTCTAAAGGTTGGTTCGCTGGAAAAGAAATTTCTCAGGAGGAATACTTCTCATTATTCTGCGAATTAGACAAAAGAGAAATTCGAAAAAAACAATTAGAAGTTGTAATCTTTAATCTTAAAAAATTTTATGAGTTAGCCCATAAACCGGTAAGTGCATATATTATAAAACCCGCAGCTATGATGGCTAGATTACTGGGAGTGTATCCTTTGTTTAAAAAAGTAGAACAAGGTTACTACGCTACTTTGCCTGTGAACCAAGATTTATTTAATGAATTTTATGCAAAGGTCCAAGAAAAGGAATGGGATTTTTTATATAAAGCTTTCCCAACACTCAAAGAGGAAACATGA
- a CDS encoding flagellar motor protein MotB → MRRRSRFVSKEDEHVEAHDRWLLTYADMITLLLGLFIILYAISKVDANRLTEVAKDIKRGFGLNVSSVGAILEGGSGILEDDTMEPKSQVFRLWERIGFALKTLREKAKLKLGLAETEELKLTFAGSDLASDDILKADPDLKFAFEQLAVLSKGMDIDIVVRVQIPYESQIDKSKFQNSWDYHSHRASLLAEKLVNEYGIPKEQVSVQGYAMFQKSKESDTPEKKAKEERIEILIRKKDTTENSK, encoded by the coding sequence ATGAGAAGACGTTCCAGATTTGTATCAAAAGAAGATGAACATGTAGAAGCCCATGACCGTTGGTTGTTGACTTACGCCGATATGATCACTTTGTTATTGGGACTATTTATCATATTATACGCAATTAGTAAAGTCGATGCCAATCGCCTAACGGAAGTTGCAAAAGATATCAAAAGAGGATTTGGTCTAAATGTAAGTTCAGTGGGTGCAATTTTAGAAGGTGGCTCAGGTATTTTAGAAGACGACACAATGGAACCAAAGTCACAAGTGTTTCGACTTTGGGAACGAATTGGATTCGCATTAAAAACTCTTCGAGAAAAAGCTAAATTAAAATTGGGACTTGCTGAGACCGAAGAACTCAAATTAACATTCGCTGGTTCTGACTTGGCATCCGATGATATATTAAAAGCGGATCCTGATCTAAAATTTGCCTTTGAACAATTGGCGGTATTATCCAAAGGTATGGATATTGATATTGTAGTTCGCGTACAAATTCCATACGAATCACAAATTGATAAATCGAAATTTCAAAATTCATGGGACTACCATTCACACCGAGCTTCTTTACTTGCAGAGAAATTGGTAAACGAATATGGAATTCCCAAAGAACAAGTTTCTGTTCAAGGTTATGCTATGTTTCAAAAATCAAAAGAATCTGACACACCGGAAAAAAAAGCCAAAGAAGAACGAATCGAAATTCTGATTCGAAAAAAAGACACAACAGAGAATTCGAAATAA
- a CDS encoding LIC13341 family surface-exposed protein: MKLSIQFRITVTLLFAFVSFVSCSQKEVPSDSEIRQAVYGSDTGQPVRVLGQKQINLDETPEMETLVLFQSGTSEVLAAFRKDGSSWTYLWKLEFFLKNLGEMFYDAKLNSWVPGSAPGKEKVSFAGDCLRRIVVAELPGDNFNSVFLEVLSEEPPLGLFSVPMGYRKGKKIWDGFQLKEHEELKRSKRVDFEYNAKEKSFRIFPTNPNYSQEFVFNGWEMIPNLPMQPVPAFVSLEVLPKFEIGKESLVTLQLKNRGNYVSLTYLSLSFPEAGTVRLAGESQGVRLYKKGDIVYNVVSNKKIPAEYPLLEVTKEGWANNFRYGIKFYYTPKESLNPKILFRSTYKFYHEIVSIPNQFSIAPFERDQQGFPSYLLGAPAN; the protein is encoded by the coding sequence ATGAAATTATCCATCCAGTTTCGAATTACAGTCACTTTACTTTTCGCATTTGTTTCTTTCGTATCCTGCTCACAAAAGGAAGTCCCTTCCGATTCAGAAATTCGACAAGCGGTCTATGGTAGTGATACTGGCCAACCAGTTCGTGTTTTAGGTCAAAAACAGATCAATTTAGATGAAACTCCAGAGATGGAAACCCTGGTTTTGTTCCAATCTGGTACTAGCGAGGTTCTCGCAGCCTTTCGGAAAGATGGATCGAGTTGGACTTATTTATGGAAGTTGGAATTCTTTCTGAAGAATTTAGGAGAGATGTTTTACGACGCTAAACTAAATTCCTGGGTTCCCGGATCTGCTCCAGGTAAAGAAAAGGTTTCATTTGCTGGTGATTGTCTTCGTAGGATTGTAGTGGCTGAACTTCCTGGTGATAATTTTAATTCAGTTTTTCTTGAAGTTTTGTCCGAAGAACCACCGTTAGGTTTATTTTCTGTTCCGATGGGATACCGCAAAGGAAAAAAGATTTGGGACGGGTTTCAACTGAAAGAACATGAAGAGTTAAAAAGAAGTAAACGTGTGGATTTTGAATACAATGCTAAAGAGAAATCCTTTCGTATATTTCCAACGAATCCAAATTATTCTCAAGAATTTGTTTTTAATGGTTGGGAAATGATTCCAAACCTTCCTATGCAACCAGTTCCAGCTTTTGTATCTTTGGAAGTACTTCCTAAGTTTGAGATTGGAAAAGAGTCTTTGGTAACTTTACAATTAAAGAATCGAGGAAACTATGTTAGCTTAACATATTTATCTTTATCCTTTCCTGAGGCTGGTACTGTTCGGTTGGCAGGTGAGAGTCAAGGAGTTCGATTATATAAAAAGGGTGATATTGTTTATAATGTTGTCTCCAACAAAAAAATTCCAGCAGAGTATCCATTGTTAGAAGTGACCAAGGAAGGATGGGCAAATAACTTCCGTTATGGTATCAAGTTTTATTACACACCAAAAGAATCTCTGAATCCCAAAATATTATTCCGTTCCACTTATAAGTTTTATCATGAAATCGTTTCAATTCCCAATCAGTTTTCCATTGCTCCATTTGAACGAGACCAACAAGGCTTTCCTTCTTATCTTTTGGGAGCACCTGCAAACTAA
- a CDS encoding OmpP1/FadL family transporter yields the protein MNFYKDKNYTFYSVILILGIFSGNRLEAIDGLTRNAFNARYEGLAGTNTALGGSAIDVALNPANLSLKKGKLLEFGATNSTIYTRYQDRFLDSNPQYVYSNDKKSAINAPAPYIAFKTQVTENLHYGIAFYVSGGAKGGVDKITRNTPTGQTLNDWGGLNLPAGIGDNPQVKESNSNEFAIARLVNGISYDFGKLSVGISIEGLYGYQRLNQKYYDLTGSIEVPGTGSYYESSKKSFALGGIFGLNYKLTEWLRVAYSYQAHAALPMNGHYTVGINNPAYYRTTGVSYFFNMPEKHSLGFAFGADNLKVGLDFVYTNYGSYLRKVTQKLEDPWLATPIGNVQAGDAQLNFRDQFAALIGLEHKVTESWIYRLGYSYNTLPIKSNGLGGSTGGFFSLHHVVAAGFSYLFDKWSIDFGISYNGPRNKITGAKGTDWDLSHYIRTGPTSFNGLGYSYNAESSFVNVTLGATRSFD from the coding sequence ATGAACTTCTATAAAGATAAAAATTACACCTTTTACTCTGTCATTTTGATTCTAGGAATCTTTAGTGGAAATCGTCTCGAAGCGATTGATGGCCTCACCCGGAATGCTTTTAACGCACGTTACGAAGGTTTGGCAGGAACCAATACAGCGTTAGGTGGTTCGGCGATTGATGTTGCGTTGAACCCGGCAAATCTTTCCTTAAAAAAAGGAAAACTTTTAGAATTTGGAGCCACTAACTCAACTATTTACACGAGATACCAAGATCGTTTTTTGGATTCGAATCCACAGTATGTCTATTCAAACGATAAAAAATCAGCAATCAATGCACCAGCTCCTTACATTGCTTTTAAAACTCAAGTAACAGAAAACTTACACTATGGAATTGCATTTTATGTTTCAGGAGGAGCTAAAGGAGGAGTCGACAAAATTACTCGAAACACTCCCACCGGACAAACGTTAAATGATTGGGGTGGTTTAAATCTTCCTGCAGGCATTGGAGACAATCCTCAAGTCAAAGAGTCCAATTCCAACGAATTTGCAATCGCAAGACTGGTAAACGGGATCTCTTATGATTTTGGAAAATTATCTGTTGGTATCAGTATTGAAGGGCTGTACGGATACCAACGGTTGAATCAAAAATATTATGATTTAACAGGTTCAATCGAAGTTCCAGGGACTGGATCTTATTATGAAAGTAGTAAGAAGTCATTTGCCTTAGGTGGGATTTTCGGACTCAATTATAAATTAACTGAGTGGTTGCGTGTTGCTTATTCTTACCAAGCACATGCCGCATTGCCAATGAATGGCCATTACACTGTTGGTATCAATAACCCTGCCTATTATCGCACTACTGGTGTTTCTTATTTTTTCAATATGCCTGAAAAACATTCCTTGGGTTTTGCCTTTGGTGCAGACAATCTTAAAGTTGGTTTGGATTTTGTTTATACAAACTATGGATCTTACTTAAGAAAAGTGACTCAGAAGTTAGAAGATCCTTGGCTTGCTACACCCATTGGGAATGTCCAAGCTGGTGATGCCCAATTAAATTTTAGAGACCAATTTGCAGCCCTTATTGGACTAGAGCACAAAGTGACTGAAAGTTGGATCTATCGGTTGGGTTATAGTTACAATACTCTTCCCATTAAAAGTAACGGTTTGGGTGGATCGACTGGAGGATTCTTTTCTCTACACCATGTAGTTGCCGCAGGTTTTAGTTATCTCTTTGATAAGTGGAGTATTGATTTCGGAATCAGTTATAATGGACCAAGAAATAAAATCACTGGTGCTAAAGGAACTGATTGGGATTTATCGCACTATATTCGCACAGGCCCTACATCGTTTAATGGGTTAGGGTATAGTTATAATGCAGAATCTTCCTTTGTGAACGTTACCTTAGGTGCAACGAGATCGTTTGATTGA
- a CDS encoding STAS-like domain-containing protein → MEGNEIFEILLNLLETNENISISFKGLGAVSSSFVNSAFIRLLDKYSFNEIQKRIKFIDTLKIHNNLIKQRFQFETSTRLTNTKV, encoded by the coding sequence ATGGAAGGAAACGAAATTTTTGAAATTTTATTAAACCTACTAGAGACCAATGAAAATATATCTATATCCTTTAAGGGGTTAGGGGCGGTTTCTTCATCATTCGTAAACTCCGCTTTCATAAGACTTCTAGATAAATATTCATTCAATGAAATTCAAAAAAGAATAAAATTTATCGATACTCTTAAAATTCACAATAATTTAATAAAACAAAGATTTCAATTTGAAACCTCAACTCGACTAACAAATACTAAGGTTTAA
- a CDS encoding MliC family protein, giving the protein MKTPYRSKFISISIVTITTAICLFSYSCTPAYEEIEVVYQAENDQSIKAVYHNPTNGEGTFSVTLKFPSGQSVTLNQGDAASGVRYTDDKTLVWWTKGGEAFMMKPDGKGDWEITDRYKEIPIPPNP; this is encoded by the coding sequence TTGAAAACACCTTACCGCTCAAAATTTATCTCTATTTCTATTGTCACTATAACTACCGCTATTTGTTTATTCTCTTACTCTTGTACACCTGCTTACGAAGAAATTGAAGTCGTTTACCAAGCTGAAAATGATCAAAGCATCAAAGCAGTTTACCACAACCCAACAAATGGAGAAGGGACATTCTCTGTGACTCTAAAATTTCCTAGTGGGCAATCTGTCACCTTAAATCAAGGTGATGCTGCCTCAGGAGTTCGTTATACAGATGACAAAACTTTGGTTTGGTGGACCAAAGGAGGTGAGGCATTTATGATGAAACCCGATGGAAAAGGTGATTGGGAGATTACAGACAGGTATAAGGAAATTCCGATACCGCCCAATCCTTGA
- a CDS encoding LA_2478/LA_2722/LA_4182 family protein produces the protein MNLLNILFSKLGGGIKRDAHSPHSNWRIKRNAHSPHSNWGIKRNAHSLHSYWRNIRNAYITIQDFSADMRNTVNSLIFIVANIRTTRNSRATADDKRTTINSQIYLSLPKLNVKNGVSIFLSILVLVTTVSCKKDKGIMNLEWQNESLSLTSEICAKYRECADKEWKSIPENLKKFTEGRLDETQCQKRFRESNAYKLIGADPLAIQTAYKDCHKQILQFSCKDLQEGKIETVPLCVAFQKIQNGN, from the coding sequence ATGAACTTACTAAATATACTTTTTTCAAAATTGGGTGGGGGAATTAAACGCGATGCGCATAGCCCACATAGTAATTGGAGAATAAAGCGCAATGCGCATAGCCCGCATAGTAATTGGGGAATTAAACGCAATGCGCATAGCCTGCATAGTTATTGGAGAAATATACGCAATGCGTATATAACCATCCAAGACTTTTCTGCGGATATGCGTAATACAGTTAACTCCCTTATCTTTATTGTGGCGAATATACGCACTACGCGTAATTCCCGAGCGACGGCGGATGATAAGCGAACTACGATTAACAGCCAAATATATCTTTCTCTTCCTAAATTGAATGTGAAAAATGGAGTAAGTATCTTCTTATCCATCTTAGTTTTAGTAACAACTGTATCTTGTAAAAAAGATAAAGGGATCATGAACTTAGAGTGGCAGAATGAATCGTTAAGTTTAACTTCTGAGATTTGCGCAAAGTATAGAGAGTGTGCTGATAAAGAATGGAAGTCCATTCCTGAAAATTTAAAAAAGTTTACTGAAGGCAGACTAGATGAAACCCAATGCCAAAAACGATTTCGTGAAAGTAATGCATACAAATTGATCGGCGCAGATCCATTGGCGATACAAACAGCTTATAAGGATTGTCATAAACAAATTTTGCAGTTTAGCTGTAAGGACTTACAAGAAGGAAAGATTGAAACTGTCCCTCTTTGTGTGGCTTTTCAAAAGATCCAGAACGGTAACTAA
- a CDS encoding ABC transporter ATP-binding protein, translating to MKIDIHIHTKKTKRGDAHTREITPKKFCEIITNSDVGICAITNHNHFDIDQFNEIVALKAKHLQIWPGVELDISHESKRGHLIVISNPKQVDTFNEILLKLLNNESPDKFIIDISKIASVFKDIDVIYIAHYYNKKPNIEDAAIEVLLSEIKNPNRVIKEATDSISAGIFVSHGHNSIYGSDVQDWDSYLKISNGLPELRLPVESFEQFCLLLDKNESTIQTLLASKNKSQIKLSPFKGESPIEIDIWDDVNILFGSKGTGKTEILKSICKFYNDKGIKANLFESNVENLGKKYDLSGSKINLDISESDIYDCKEEILLIRNAEEADIASLTSYREHYSRQALSKIASRLIIREILPIDENQLLSNLSDTTSLKKEFDKFINVLNQNDSNKTILGEALLEELNQILIKAQNHLSEKKYDAFKIYKSTTLINFTIKCFSSEVAKKTGVPKKPQSTGFLEYASNRIKLDLALQKIVLNLKKPINKWTEFVWDFENKGKLFCVTHFKFQNGHISDGELKHLSSNTKNPEKDFSKCINDLAEKVYRSDFFETLSELLAIDDSEKITSIKDLVLFKRYFELNHAEYKPSNGESSMILLAKELKEDKDVYLVDEPEKSLGNDFISDFIVPILKDLAKSGKRIVIATHDANIAVRTLPYNSIYREHSPEGYKTYQGNPFSNRLKMLNGNESLDWKEKSMNTLEGGRNAFGERKGIYGNY from the coding sequence ATGAAAATTGATATCCATATACACACAAAAAAAACCAAAAGAGGCGATGCTCACACCCGTGAAATTACACCAAAAAAATTTTGTGAAATAATTACCAATTCAGATGTCGGCATTTGTGCAATTACAAATCATAATCACTTTGATATCGATCAATTCAATGAAATAGTAGCACTTAAAGCAAAGCACCTTCAAATTTGGCCTGGTGTTGAACTTGATATTAGTCACGAAAGTAAACGTGGACATCTGATTGTTATATCCAATCCAAAGCAAGTAGATACATTTAATGAAATTCTTTTAAAATTGTTGAATAATGAGTCTCCAGATAAATTTATTATCGATATAAGTAAAATTGCCAGCGTATTTAAAGATATAGATGTTATCTATATCGCTCACTATTATAATAAAAAGCCAAATATCGAAGACGCTGCAATTGAAGTTTTACTTTCTGAAATCAAAAACCCTAATCGGGTGATAAAAGAAGCTACTGATTCAATTTCTGCAGGAATATTTGTGAGTCATGGGCATAATTCAATTTATGGTTCAGATGTTCAAGATTGGGATTCATACTTAAAAATTTCCAATGGATTACCTGAGCTAAGACTTCCAGTAGAAAGTTTCGAACAATTTTGCCTTCTTTTAGATAAAAACGAAAGTACAATACAAACCTTATTGGCTTCAAAAAATAAAAGCCAAATTAAGTTATCTCCGTTTAAAGGAGAGTCTCCAATAGAAATTGACATCTGGGATGATGTGAATATATTATTTGGATCGAAAGGTACAGGAAAAACAGAAATACTTAAGAGTATTTGCAAGTTCTATAATGACAAAGGAATTAAGGCAAATCTTTTTGAATCAAACGTTGAAAACCTAGGAAAGAAATATGATTTGTCTGGTTCTAAAATAAACTTAGATATTTCTGAATCTGATATTTATGATTGTAAAGAAGAAATATTGCTTATTCGAAACGCAGAAGAAGCTGACATAGCAAGTTTAACGAGCTATCGAGAACACTATTCTAGACAAGCATTAAGCAAAATAGCCTCAAGACTTATAATAAGAGAAATTCTTCCCATTGATGAGAATCAATTATTATCAAATTTATCAGATACTACTAGCTTGAAAAAAGAGTTCGATAAATTTATAAACGTATTAAATCAAAATGATTCCAATAAAACTATTTTGGGCGAGGCTCTCCTTGAAGAATTGAACCAGATTTTAATTAAAGCCCAAAACCACTTGTCAGAAAAAAAATATGATGCTTTTAAAATCTACAAATCGACAACACTTATTAACTTCACTATCAAATGTTTTTCTTCGGAAGTTGCAAAAAAAACTGGAGTTCCTAAAAAACCTCAAAGCACAGGATTTCTTGAATATGCTAGCAATAGAATCAAACTAGACTTGGCTCTTCAAAAAATTGTATTAAATTTAAAGAAACCAATTAATAAATGGACTGAATTTGTTTGGGATTTTGAGAATAAAGGCAAATTGTTTTGTGTCACACATTTTAAATTTCAAAACGGCCATATTTCGGATGGCGAGCTCAAACATTTATCAAGTAATACAAAAAATCCAGAAAAAGACTTTTCAAAATGTATCAACGATCTTGCAGAAAAAGTTTACCGATCAGATTTTTTTGAAACATTATCAGAGTTATTAGCGATAGACGATTCAGAAAAAATTACTTCAATTAAAGATCTAGTTTTGTTCAAGAGATATTTTGAACTAAATCATGCAGAGTACAAACCTTCAAATGGAGAATCTTCAATGATTCTTTTAGCAAAAGAACTAAAAGAGGATAAAGATGTCTATTTGGTTGATGAACCAGAAAAAAGTCTCGGGAATGATTTCATTAGCGATTTCATCGTTCCGATACTTAAAGACCTTGCTAAAAGTGGGAAACGCATCGTTATAGCGACGCACGATGCGAATATAGCAGTTCGAACTTTACCATATAATTCAATTTATAGAGAACATTCTCCCGAAGGTTACAAAACTTATCAAGGAAATCCTTTTTCAAACCGCTTAAAAATGTTAAATGGAAACGAAAGTCTTGATTGGAAAGAAAAAAGTATGAATACACTAGAAGGTGGTAGAAATGCCTTCGGAGAAAGGAAGGGTATTTATGGAAACTATTAA
- a CDS encoding AraC family transcriptional regulator, protein MQKIVNEITELCGSATTEPTKTGLPRVLMIQGEVPEHQLAAVYEPLIGLVVQGGKTISIGTQVVHLEGPAYFVIPTEMPATGYVRQANNGSPYLSVALQLDQKVLLDLLKDTPNTVAVKNHTDEFSACPATQEFLEVWLRMLRLMKTPEHIAALAPVYEREILYHVLIGPEGWRLRQLFQSHQKGSSIHQSIQWVRQHFTHSFEIEDLANKACMGITTFHRQFKSITGLSPIQFQKQLRLLEARKLLTYSGYSVTDAALDVGYESTSQFNREYTRFFGASPARDTKRLKEMEVEVA, encoded by the coding sequence GTGCAAAAGATAGTGAATGAGATAACTGAACTTTGTGGTAGTGCGACCACGGAACCCACAAAAACGGGTCTGCCTCGAGTGTTAATGATCCAAGGGGAAGTTCCAGAACACCAACTGGCTGCCGTTTATGAACCGTTAATTGGTCTCGTTGTTCAAGGCGGCAAAACCATTTCGATTGGGACCCAAGTGGTTCATTTGGAAGGTCCTGCTTATTTTGTCATTCCAACAGAAATGCCAGCAACTGGTTACGTAAGACAAGCAAACAATGGTTCTCCTTATTTATCTGTTGCACTCCAATTGGATCAGAAAGTGTTACTTGATTTATTAAAAGATACACCAAACACAGTTGCTGTTAAAAATCATACGGATGAGTTTTCTGCCTGCCCTGCCACTCAGGAATTTTTAGAAGTTTGGTTACGAATGTTGCGACTTATGAAAACACCTGAACACATTGCGGCCTTAGCGCCAGTATATGAAAGAGAAATTTTATATCATGTGTTGATTGGCCCTGAGGGGTGGCGTCTTCGACAATTGTTTCAATCTCATCAAAAAGGATCGAGCATTCACCAATCCATCCAATGGGTTAGGCAACACTTTACTCATTCTTTTGAAATAGAAGATCTTGCAAACAAGGCTTGTATGGGAATCACAACATTTCATCGGCAATTCAAATCTATCACTGGCTTAAGTCCCATTCAATTTCAAAAACAGTTACGACTTCTCGAAGCCCGCAAACTTTTAACTTACAGTGGTTATTCTGTCACCGATGCAGCGTTAGATGTTGGTTATGAAAGTACGTCTCAATTCAACAGAGAATACACTCGGTTTTTTGGCGCCTCTCCTGCGCGTGACACGAAGAGATTAAAAGAAATGGAAGTGGAGGTGGCATAA